The Lytechinus pictus isolate F3 Inbred chromosome 17, Lp3.0, whole genome shotgun sequence genome contains a region encoding:
- the LOC129280388 gene encoding adenosine receptor A3-like, with amino-acid sequence MHMIGINQTVIPEVDLIIVTTTGLLTVFGVAANWIILCVIATQKLLHKRANALLFSLALLDFLTCALNGPYSIITFFKNTPWPSFTVCRGMLTYGLASSLTSCLFNALISINCLHGILTSKNGLVYTWNQVLVVAMTVLGWVVFITFVLAPLYFLHEVTFQPRLGVCYINDGDKTLPFAIAVFSVTAISWIISLICYLKIVNIVRISAHLRVAAVTSIEPVPQMYQLNARNRYLFKLVQTVFITFLFYIVFFIPLLIVELLYRSDFNPHYLLYRTACLILWSSSVLNPYIYIYRLKNIRKAIVNILSCGYRMDS; translated from the coding sequence atgcaTATGATTGGTATAAACCAGACTGTCATCCCTGAAGTGGATCTCATCATAGTAACCACGACTGGTCTTCTAACCGTCTTCGGTGTTGCTGCCAACTGGATAATCCTATGCGTCATTGCAACACAGAAACTCCTCCACAAGCGAGCCAATGCTCTTCTTTTTAGTCTGGCCCTCCTAGACTTCTTAACTTGCGCCCTTAATGGCCCTTATTCCATCATAACCTTCTTCAAGAACACCCCCTGGCCGAGTTTCACTGTATGCCGTGGAATGCTAACCTACGGCCTGGCTTCGTCGTTGACCTCCTGTCTCTTCAATGCGCTCATCTCAATCAATTGCCTCCACGGAATCCTGACGTCGAAGAATGGCTTGGTTTATACTTGGAACCAAGTTCTCGTCGTTGCAATGACTGTTCTGGGTTGGGTGGTGTTCATCACGTTTGTGTTAGCCCCACTTTACTTTCTCCATGAGGTCACCTTCCAACCCCGTCTTGGTGTCTGTTACATCAACGATGGCGACAAAACGCTCCCCTTCGCCATAGCAGTCTTCTCCGTGACAGCCATATCCTGGATCATCTCCTTAATTTGCTACTTGAAGATTGTCAACATAGTGCGCATCTCTGCCCATCTTCGAGTCGCAGCCGTAACAAGCATCGAACCAGTTCCGCAGATGTACCAACTCAACGCAAGGAATCGCTATCTCTTTAAGCTGGTGCAAACTGTCTTCATCACATTTTTGTTCTACATCGTGTTTTTCATACCTCTCCTGATTGTTGAATTGCTCTACCGATCTGACTTTAACCCGCACTATCTTCTCTACAGGACAGCCTGTCTCATTCTCTGGAGCAGTTCTGTTCTGAATCCGTACATCTATATCTATAGACTGAAGAACATCCGCAAAGCCATTGTGAATATACTGTCATGTGGTTACAGAATGGACAGCTAG
- the LOC129280390 gene encoding N-acetyltransferase ESCO1-like: MNSSRRLFLAAGVNGRLFAKTTYPSLRKMMNYQASRQHRFTTSKEPSMKTKKTAPPTKSSATKPHQNQKATTIKEKLDPSANEKTARGLDFGTGVVNRQDVAPLRKDPDERKEADGCNKKSHLKDNLMDFLVFNDEDFKDDNRDTEDFVQNLLLEIDNDLDEAENILKRSPRKRKMKTDKECLVSSPSPGKSPRRQTPNRRRMSSTPISSKKSSQPRLDGWLSKIDAPLTSTRSPRKKSVLQRSDVKGQVMDILTPDSTNVSPPKVSPNKPTKLYPVFTPPTSPHLNTTPTSRKKQSNVGKLKSPKVHVQERSPLTKSLKSKTDNLEQTTLDLGQKRYGAVTCATCGTVYTAAHPEDETDHARFHKKYLSSIKFPGWKQEEVLESFHDGRILVVTHESPYYAEKKVDEIRELVDRELGFMQANNIVSKDLCKTYLFITLDKKVGGCLIAEQISKGYRVIVDDHKPDGNDSQKAWCCEIESEPALCGISRIWVPMQCRRKRIASRMVDCMRKNFMFGTVLSPDDIAFSDPTPDGKVFATTYTGTPRFLVYKYH, translated from the exons ATGAACAGCTCTCGGCGTCTGTTCCTCGCAGCCGGCGTCAACGGAAGACTTTTCGCAAAGACTACCTATCCCAGTCTTCGGAAGATGATGAACTACCAAGCTTCAAGGCAACATCGTTTTACCACG TCCAAAGAGCCGTCAATGAAAACCAAAAAGACTGCACCGCCTACCAAATCATCAGCCACCAAGCCCCATCAAAATCAAAAGGCGACGACCATCAAGGAGAAGCTTGATCCGTCTGCTAATGAGAAAACTGCCCGTGGGTTGGACTTTGGGACTGGCGTGGTCAATAGGCAGGATGTAGCTCCATTGCGTAAAGACCCTGATGAGCGAAAGGAAGCTGATGGGTGCAACAAGAAGAGCCACCTTAAGGATAACCTAATGGACTTCCTGGTATTTAACGATGAGGATTTTAAAGATGACAATAGGGACACAGAGGACTTTGTCCAAAACCTTCTATTGGAAATTGACAATGACCTTGATGAAGCTGAGAACATCTTGAAAAGGTCGCCCCGGAAACGCAAGATGAAGACGGATAAAGAGTGTTTGGTTTCTTCCCCATCCCCTGGAAAATCTCCAAGAAGACAAACTCCAAACAGACGGAGAATGAG CTCAACGCCAATATCCTCAAAGAAATCCTCGCAGCCTCGTCTTGATGGTTGGCTGAGCAAGATAGATGCCCCGCTCACAAGCACTCGTAGCCCGAGGAAGAAATCTGTGCTGCAGAGGTCagatgtcaaaggtcaagtcaTGGACATCCTGACTCCAGATTCTACCAATGTGTCTCCTCCAAAAG tATCGCCTAACAAGCCTACCAAACTCTACCCGGTCTTCACCCCTCCTACCAGCCCTCATCTAAACACGACACCCACTTCAAGAAAGAAGCAGAGCAATGTAGGAAAGCTGAAATCGccaaaggtacatgtacaagaaagaTCACCTTTGACTAAATCGCTGAAAAGCAAGACAGATAACCTGGAACAAACCACTCTG GATCTTGGTCAGAAGCGTTACGGCGCAGTGACCTGCGCGACCTGTGGGACTGTTTACACAGCTGCACACCCCGAAGATGAAACGGATCATGCCAGGTTTCACAAAAAATACCTCAGCAGTATCAAGTTTCCA GGTTGGAAACAAGAGGAAGTGCTGGAATCCTTTCATGACGGCCGAATCCTCGTCGTTACCCATGAATCTCCATACTATGCTGAGAAGAAGGTAGATGAGATACGGGAGTTGGTCGACAGGGAGCTAGGATTTATGCAAGCTAATAATATCGTCAGCAAGGATTTGTGCAAG acctATCTGTTTATTACATTGGATAAGAAAGTTGGAGGCTGTCTCATAGCTGAACAGATATCAAAG GGCTATCGAGTGATAGTTGATGATCATAAACCTGACGGAAATGATTCTCAGAAAGCTTGGTGCTGTGAGATTGAGTCGGAGCCCGCCCTCTGTGGTATTAGCCGTATATGGGTCCCTATGCAATGCAGGAGGAAAAGAATCGCTTCTAGAATGGTAGACTGTATGAG GAAAAACTTCATGTTTGGAACAGTGCTGTCCCCTGATGATATCGCCTTCTCAGATCCTACCCCTGATGGCAAGGTCTTCGCTACCACGTACACCGGAACACCAAGATTCCTGGTTTATAAGTATCACTGA